The following nucleotide sequence is from Macrobrachium nipponense isolate FS-2020 chromosome 12, ASM1510439v2, whole genome shotgun sequence.
CTTAACAACACAAGGTAAATTCCTGATATAATCATTGCTCCACACAGTCAAAAACTTATTTAAGATCTGCCTTCTTAAGATTTCTCTATCACTTAAATCCTTAACTGAAATACAAGAAGGGTCAGTGTTCACCGGAGTTTGAAACCCTGTACTTCTCCCAATAACAAAATGAGAGGGAGATAAAGGGACAGGGGCATCAGGTTCTTCACTAACAAAAGTCAAAGGCCTGGAATTTACACATGCCTCAACTTCATGTAAGGTCGTTTCTAATTCACacctggaaatataattaccaCCTAAAGTTTTTCGAACAGCAGACTTTACTGATCTTATTAAACGTTCCCACCAACCTCCCCACCAAGGAGACCTTGGAACTATAAATCTCCAGTGGGGAGACAGGTGTCCATAAACCATTTGCAATTCACTGACACATGCAACAAAGGTCTTAGCATTATCGGAGTACAGCACTGATGGAAGGCCCCTACGAGCAATAAATCTGCGAATTGCAAGCATACAGTCAAAGACACTCATGGAGTCAGTAAGCTCTACATGTATGGTGCGGACTACAGCAcacgtgaaaaacaaaatataaacttttTCGATGCAAAATCAGCACAAAATAGAGGACCAGCAAAGTCGAGACCAGTTACAGTAAATGGTGGTGCAGCCTTCACCCTTAATTCTGGTAAAGGAGCTACAGGTTGACTGCAAGCCCTTGAATCATGTCTTTCACATCTAACACATTTCTTGATGACAGACTTGGCTAATACTCTAATTCCTATTACCCAAAAACTACTTCTTAAGGAAGACATAATGGAAGAAACACCTGCatgtttaagaaatatatgtTGAAAGCTGACAAGTAGTTTAGCAAAGTGACATTTGGGTATTATTACTGGGTGTTTACTTTCATAGGTTAAATCTGCATTCTCAAGCCTACCCTTAAATCTCAATAAACCGTGCTCATCTAGAAAAGGATCCAATTTACACAAACTTGACCCCTGTGAAATGggtttttttctcaataaagcaTTAACTTCGAGGGATAGACTTCTCTCTGTACACAAtaaatcattttagttttggC
It contains:
- the LOC135225111 gene encoding uncharacterized protein LOC135225111 translates to MSVFDCMLAIRRFIARRGLPSVLYSDNAKTFVACVSELQMVYGHLSPHWRFIVPRSPWWGGWWERLIRSVKSAVRKTLGGNYISRCELETTLHEVEACVNSRPLTFVSEEPDAPVPLSPSHFVIGRSTGFQTPVNTDPSCISVKDLSDREILRRQILNKFLTVWSNDYIRNLPCVVKGFTPNCDLKKGDLVLVKEDNLPRLHWPLGVIVDVFPGKDGLIRSVNVIPRPIQRLHYLEISSFDSEAITETINESMPESLLEKSKSVFPLE